A window of the Brassica oleracea var. oleracea cultivar TO1000 chromosome C1, BOL, whole genome shotgun sequence genome harbors these coding sequences:
- the LOC106336501 gene encoding UDP-glycosyltransferase 75B2-like encodes MAPPHFLLVTLPAQGHVNPSLRFAHRLIRTTGARVTLATCHSVFHCSNIQSHDNVYNLSLLTFSDGFDDGVISNTEDVQNRLLNLERNGDKTLSEFIEANKNGDSPVACVIYTILPSWVPRLARRFHLPSVLLWIQPALAFNVYYNHSTGNNFGFEFPNLPTLETRDLPSFLSPSNTSNNIAQEVYLELMEFLKEEPNVKVLVNTFDSLEAEALTAVRDIEMVAAGPLLPPDMFTRSEPVKDQSNYTLWLDSKTESSVIYVSFGTMVELSKKQIKELARALIECKRPFLWVITDKANREAKVEGENETEIEKIAGLRHALDEVGMIVPWCSQVEVLRHRAVGCFLSHCGWSSTLESLVLGVPVVAFPMWSDQPTNAKLLEDLWRTGVRVRENEDGLVERGEIRRCLEAVMEEKSVELRENGEAWKRLAVEAGRERGSSDKNMEAFVETLFSGAEEVKDKNQCLEKSNLLG; translated from the coding sequence ATGGCACCACCGCATTTTCTACTTGTAACGCTTCCAGCGCAAGGTCACGTGAACCCATCCCTCCGTTTTGCTCATCGACTCATCAGAACCACCGGCGCACGTGTCACTTTGGCCACATGTCACTCCGTCTTTCATTGCTCTAATATCCAAAGCCACGACAACGTGTACAATCTCTCTCTCCTTACCTTCTCCGATGGGTTCGACGACGGGGTCATCTCCAACACCGAAGACGTCCAAAACAGGCTGCTGAATCTCGAACGTAACGGAGATAAAACGCTGTCGGAGTTCATCGAAGCTAATAAAAACGGAGACTCTCCCGTGGCTTGCGTGATCTACACGATTCTTCCTAGTTGGGTTCCAAGATTAGCACGTAGGTTTCACCTTCCTTCTGTTCTCCTATGGATCCAGCCCGCTTTGGCGTTCAACGTTTATTACAATCACTCAACCGGGAATAACTTCGGTTTTGAGTTCCCGAATCTCCCCACTCTCGAAACCCGCGATCTTCCTTCTTTCCTCTCACCTTCCAACACTAGCAACAACATCGCACAAGAAGTGTATCTAGAGTTGATGGAGTTTCTCAAAGAAGAACCCAACGTGAAAGTTCTCGTCAACACATTCGATTCGCTCGAGGCAGAGGCCTTAACCGCTGTCCGGGATATCGAAATGGTGGCGGCTGGGCCTTTACTTCCACCAGATATGTTCACAAGAAGCGAACCGGTAAAAGATCAAAGTAATTATACACTTTGGCTAGACTCGAAAACAGAGTCCTCTGTTATTTACGTTTCTTTTGGAACAATGGTTGAATTGTCCAAGAAACAGATAAAGGAACTAGCTAGAGCTCTCATTGAATGTAAAAGGCCGTTTTTGTGGGTTATAACTGATAAAGCAAACAGAGAAGCGAAAGTAGAAGGAGAGAACGAGACAGAGATTGAGAAGATAGCTGGTTTAAGACACGCGCTCGACGAGGTTGGTATGATTGTGCCTTGGTGCTCACAGGTGGAGGTTTTAAGACACAGAGCCGTAGGTTGCTTTTTGAGTCATTGTGGGTGGAGTTCAACACTTGAGAGTTTGGTTCTCGGCGTTCCTGTGGTGGCGTTTCCTATGTGGTCGGATCAACCGACAAACGCCAAGCTTCTGGAGGATTTGTGGAGGACAGGTGTGAGGGTGAGAGAGAACGAGGATGGATTGGTGGAGAGAGGAGAGATAAGACGGTGTTTGGAAGCAGTGATGGAGGAGAAGTCGGTGGAGCTGAGGGAAAACGGTGAGGCATGGAAGCGTTTAGCGGTTGAAGCGGGTAGAGAAAGAGGGTCATCAGATAAGAACATGGAGGCTTTTGTGGAGACTCTGTTCAGTGGAGCAGAGGAGGTTAAAGATAAAAATCAATGTTTGGAGAAATCTAACTTGCTCGGTTAG
- the LOC106312787 gene encoding putative disease resistance protein At1g63350 → MGNCVSLSISSDQSMKKVCQWLDIQVGYVHNLEKNLAALETTMEELKAKRDDLSRRVAREEDRGLQRLSELQVWLTRVETFENEANNLLSARNVQLQRLCLLGFCSKSLILSYRYGKSVSMTLREVEKLNSKVFEVMVEQAHTFEVEERQLQSTIVGQKEMLENAWNDLMEDRVGIMGLYGMGGVGKTTLITQLNNKFSGMTCGFDFVIWVVVSKELQVEKIQSEIARKVGLDGDEWRQKEKSQKAGVIYNFLRKKRFMLFLDDIWEKVDLVEIGIPFPTTQNRCKVAFTTRSKAICAHMGVEEPMEVKCLSEDDAYDLFQKKVGQITLRSDPGIPELARKVAKKCCGLPLALNVVGEAMSCKRTLQEWCYTIDVLTSYAVEFSGMKDKILPLLKYSYDNLEVEQVKMCLLYCTLFPEDDRIPKEKLISLWICEGIIDGSGGIERAENKGYDIIGSLVRASLLTDVKWYGTENVCMHDVVREMALWIASDLGAQKEAFIVRAGAGLSEMPKVENCNVVRRMSLIKNKIHHLSSSREYLELTTLLLQKANLTNISSEFFKSMPRLAVLDLSYNGNLFELPYGISQLVSLQYLNLSYTSIRHLSMGVQELKKLIHLDLEETDNLSNIDGILSSLQNLKILNLSRAGFSLDCNILEELQTLEHLEILTIEIDLQPGLEQFLSSHKLTRATRNLTIRGMQLESSGISLPISMENLREFNIVWCSISEIKMGTICMESKTVNPRTTCFSNLSKVIILDCKCVKELTLLMFAPNLRVLSVQFAKQLEDVINKEKGRQGEKSGIVPFRRLEFLLLGDLPELKNIYWNPLPFPCLKRIDIIRCPNLKKLPLDSQSGKHGGNGVIIKLWNG, encoded by the coding sequence ATGGGCAACTGCGTCTCCCTCTCGATATCTTCTGATCAATCGATGAAAAAGGTATGTCAATGGCTAGACATCCAAGTAGGTTATGTTCACAACCTCGAGAAGAATCTGGCGGCTTTAGAGACAACCATGGAAGAGCTCAAGGCTAAGCGTGATGATTTATCAAGAAGGGTAGCAAGAGAGGAGGATAGAGGTTTACAAAGGCTTTCTGAACTCCAGGTATGGCTTACTAGAGTTGAGACTTTTGAAAACGAAGCCAACAATCTTCTTAGTGCTAGAAATGTTCAACTTCAAAGGCTTTGTCTTCTTGGTTTTTGCTCTAAGAGTTTAATATTGAGTTATCGTTATGGCAAAAGTGTTTCCATGACTTTAAGGGAGGTTGAAAAACTGAATAGTAAAGTTTTCGAAGTGATGGTTGAGCAAGCTCACACATTTGAGGTGGAGGAAAGACAGCTTCAGTCAACAATTGTTGGTCAGAAAGAAATGTTGGAGAACGCATGGAATGATCTCATGGAAGATCGAGTTGGTATTATGGGTTTGTATGGTATGGGGGGAGTAGGGAAAACAACTCTTATCACACAACTCAACAATAAGTTCAGTGGCATGACGTGTGGATTTGATTTTGTGATTTGGGTTGTGGTGTCTAAAGAGTTACAAGTAGAGAAGATTCAAAGTGAGATCGCTCGGAAGGTTGGTCTTGATGGAGATGAATGGAGACAAAAAGAGAAAAGCCAAAAAGCTGGTGTTATATACAATTTCTTAAGGAAAAAGAGATTCATGTTGTTTTTAGATGACATATGGGAGAAGGTGGATTTAGTTGAGATTGGAATCCCGTTTCCAACAACACAAAACCGATGCAAAGTGGCATTCACTACGCGTTCCAAGGCTATATGTGCGCACATGGGCGTTGAAGAACCAATGGAGGTCAAATGCTTGTCGGAAGATGACGCATATGATTTGTTCCAAAAGAAGGTTGGACAAATAACATTAAGAAGTGATCCAGGGATCCCCGAACTTGCAAGAAAAGTTGCTAAGAAATGTTGTGGCCTACCGTTGGCCCTTAATGTTGTAGGCGAGGCCATGTCATGCAAGAGGACGCTACAAGAATGGTGTTACACGATAGATGTCTTGACTTCATATGCCGTAGAGTTTTCTGGCATGAAAGATAAAATTCTTCCACTTTTGAAGTATAGCTATGATAATCTTGAGGTGGAGCAGGTCAAAATGTGTTTACTATATTGCACTTTATTTCCCGAAGATGATAGAATTCCTAAAGAGAAATTGATAAGCTTATGGATATGCGAAGGGATAATAGACGGAAGTGGAGGTATAGAAAGAGCTGAGAACAAGGGTTATGATATAATTGGTAGTCTTGTTCGTGCATCACTGTTAACGGATGTCAAATGGTATGGAACAGAGAATGTATGTATGCATGATGTAGTTCGTGAGATGGCCTTATGGATTGCATCTGATTTAGGAGCACAAAAAGAGGCTTTCATTGTGCGTGCAGGTGCTGGGTTAAGTGAAATGCCAAAGGTTGAGAACTGTAATGTTGTAAGAAGGATGTCACTGATAAAGAACAAGATTCACCATCTCTCTAGCAGTCGTGAATATCTCGAGCTCACAACATTGCTCCTACAAAAAGCAAATTTGACAAATATCTCGAGTGAATTCTTCAAGTCCATGCCAAGACTAGCTGTTTTGGATCTATCATATAATGGAAATCTGTTTGAACTGCCGTATGGAATATCACAACTAGTTTCCTTGCAATATCTCAACTTGTCATATACAAGTATACGTCATTTGTCTATGGGTGTGCAAGAGTTGAAAAAGCTAATTCACTTGGATTTGGAGGAGACAGATAACCTTTCAAATATTGATGGGATATTATCAAGTCTGCAAAACTTGAAAATATTGAATTTATCTCGTGCTGGTTTTTCATTGGATTGCAACATACTGGAGGAGTTACAAACCTTGGAACATTTAGAAATTTTAACCATAGAGATCGATCTTCAACCAGGTTTGGAACAATTTTTGAGCTCTCATAAGTTGACACGTGCAACAAGAAATCTAACGATCAGGGGTATGCAACTTGAATCATCTGGTATCTCACTTCCAATATCTATGGAGAATCTACGTGAATTCAACATTGTCTGGTGCAGTATCTCTGAAATAAAGATGGGAACGATATGCATGGAGAGCAAAACAGTCAATCCGAGGACCACATGCTTCTCGAACCTTTCTAAAGTGATTATACTAGATTGCAAATGCGTGAAGGAGTTGACGTTACTGATGTTCGCTCCAAATCTTAGAGTTCTCTCCGTTCAATTTGCAAAACAATTAGAAGATGTAATAAACAAAGAGAAAGGTCGTCAAGGCGAAAAATCAGGGATTGTTCCTTTTCGAAGGCTGGAATTTCTTTTGCTGGGTGATCTACCAGAGCTGAAGAATATCTACTGGAATCCCCTACCTTTTCCATGTCTAAAGAGAATCGATATAATCAGATGCCCGAATCTGAAAAAGCTTCCACTGGATTCCCAAAGTGGCAAGCATGGTGGAAATGGAGTAATCATAAAACTGTGGAATGGATAG
- the LOC106312796 gene encoding AP-1 complex subunit mu-2-like, translated as MAGAASALFLLDIKGRVLVWRDYRGDVSAAQAERFFSKLIEKEGDSQSNDPVAYDNGVTYMFVQHSNVYLMIASRQNCNAASLLSFLHRVIHVFKHYFEELEEESLRDNFVVVYELLDEMMDFGYPQYTEARILSEFIKTDAYRMEVTQRPPMAVTNAVSWRSEGLQYKKNEVFLDVIENVNILVNSNGQIIRSDVVGALKMRTYLTGMPECKLGLNDRVLLEAQGRATKGKAIDLEDIKFHQCVRLARFENDRTISFIPPDGAFDLMTYRLSTQVKPLIWVEAQIERHSKSRVEMLVKARSQFKERSTATNVTIELPVPADASNPTVRTSLGSAAYAPEKDALVWKIKSFPGNKEYMLRAEFHLPSITAEEATPERKAPIRVKFEIPYFTVSGIQVRYLKIIEKSGYQALPWVRYITMAGEYELRLV; from the exons ATGGCAGGAGCTGCTTCTGCGCTGTTTCTGCTGGATATCAAAGGTCGCGTTCTCGTCTGGCGTGACTACCGCGGCGACGTCTCCGCCGCTCAAGCCGAACGCTTCTTCTCTAAGCTCATCGAGAAAGAG GGTGATTCACAGTCAAATGATCCAGTTGCTTACGATAATGGGGTCACTTACATGTTTGTCCAACACAGTAACGTTTACCTTATGATAGCCTCCAGACAAAACTGTAATGCTGCCAGTCTCCTCTCCTTCCTTCACCGTGTCATCCAT GTCTTCAAGCATTACTTTGAGGAGTTAGAGGAAGAGTCACTGAGGGATAACTTTGTCGTTGTG TATGAGTTACTTGATGAGATGATGGACTTTGGGTACCCTCAGTATACCGAAGCAAGAATCCTCAGTGAGTTCATCAAGACTGATGCATATAGAATGGAAGTCACACAGAGACCTCCAATGGCTGTCACTAATGCTGTCTCCTGGAGGAGTGAGGGATTACAGTACAAGAAGAACGAA GTTTTCTTGGATGTAATTGAGAATGTAAATATTCTTGTCAACAGTAATGGGCAAATTATCAGGTCTGATGTTGTTGGAGCCCTCAAGATGCGAACTTACTTGAC TGGAATGCCAGAGTGTAAGTTAGGACTGAATGATAGAGTATTGTTGGAAGCGCAGGGGCGAGCAACAAAGGGAAAAGCCATTGATTTGGAGGACATCAAATTCCATCA GTGTGTTCGATTGGCCCGTTTTGAAAATGATAGGACGATATCTTTCATACCACCTGATGGTGCTTTTGATCTGATGACATATAGACTCAGTACTCAG GTGAAACCGCTTATATGGGTGGAAGCGCAAATAGAAAGGCATTCCAAAAGTCGTGTTGAGATGCTCGTAAAAGCTAGAAGTCAGTTCAAGGAACGGAG CACCGCAACGAATGTTACGATTGAGTTGCCTGTACCAGCCGATGCATCTAACCCCACCGTTAGGACATCTCTGGGGTCTGCTGCTTATGCTCCTGAAAAAGATGCATTGGTCTGGAAAATCAAATCTTTCCCCGGGAACAAG GAGTACATGTTGAGGGCAGAGTTTCATCTTCCCAGTATAACTGCAGAAGAAGCAACACCTGAGCGAAAAGCTCCTATACGTGTCAAATTCGAGATCCCTTATTTCACTGTCTCAGGGATTCAG GTTCGGTACCTGAAGATAATCGAGAAGAGCGGGTACCAAGCACTTCCATGGGTGAGATACATAACCATGGCTGGTGAGTACGAACTAAGACTCGTCTAA